From Streptomyces sp. GSL17-111, one genomic window encodes:
- a CDS encoding TerD family protein codes for MTPGSNLPLSAARVAVDVAAPVRLDVSGLLITADGKVRSDADFVFYNQPSAPGVSHSGGGGGGTDTITVDTAAVPAEIEKVVVTASLDAPGATFAGTEPTGTVRDAASGAVVATFTPPQLGPETALVLVEVYRRGGGWKVRAVGQGYANGLAGIATDFGVTVEEPAPAAPPAPAQPAPPAPPAQQAAPAPPPPAQPAPPAPGAGKINLDKGRVDLRKNETVSLVKNDRPVLGALRMGLGWEPAYRGRDIDLDASVIAYDANRKPIDVCYFGKLNILRGAIQHSGDNLTGEGAGDDETITVHLDGLPPEVTGLVFTVNSYRGQKFSQVAKAYCRLLDTGGQELVRFDLTESEPRTAVLMAKFVRQFSGEWEMTALGQFLDARTARSLLKPGGQAL; via the coding sequence ATGACTCCTGGCTCGAACCTGCCCCTCTCCGCGGCCCGGGTGGCCGTCGACGTCGCCGCACCGGTGCGGCTGGACGTGTCGGGCCTGCTGATCACCGCCGACGGCAAGGTGCGCTCCGACGCCGACTTCGTCTTCTACAACCAGCCCTCCGCCCCGGGGGTCTCGCACAGCGGCGGTGGCGGTGGCGGTACGGACACCATCACCGTCGACACGGCCGCCGTCCCCGCCGAGATCGAGAAGGTGGTCGTCACCGCCAGCCTGGACGCTCCGGGGGCCACCTTCGCGGGGACGGAGCCGACCGGCACGGTGCGGGACGCCGCGTCCGGCGCGGTGGTGGCGACGTTCACCCCGCCGCAGCTCGGTCCGGAGACGGCGCTGGTCCTGGTGGAGGTCTACCGGCGCGGCGGCGGCTGGAAGGTGCGGGCCGTCGGCCAGGGGTACGCGAACGGTCTGGCGGGCATCGCCACGGACTTCGGGGTCACCGTCGAGGAGCCGGCCCCCGCCGCCCCGCCGGCCCCGGCCCAGCCCGCACCGCCCGCACCACCGGCCCAGCAGGCGGCCCCCGCGCCGCCGCCCCCGGCCCAGCCCGCACCGCCCGCTCCGGGCGCGGGGAAGATCAACCTGGACAAGGGCCGCGTCGACCTGCGGAAGAACGAGACGGTCTCCCTGGTCAAGAACGACCGTCCGGTGCTCGGCGCCCTGCGCATGGGGCTCGGCTGGGAGCCCGCCTACCGGGGCCGGGACATCGACCTGGACGCCTCGGTCATCGCCTACGACGCCAACCGCAAGCCGATCGACGTCTGCTACTTCGGCAAGCTGAACATCCTGCGCGGCGCGATCCAGCACTCCGGCGACAACCTCACCGGAGAGGGAGCGGGGGACGACGAGACGATCACCGTGCACCTGGACGGCCTGCCGCCCGAGGTCACGGGGCTGGTCTTCACCGTGAACTCCTACCGGGGGCAGAAGTTCAGCCAGGTGGCCAAGGCGTACTGCCGGCTGCTCGACACCGGCGGCCAGGAGCTGGTGCGCTTCGACCTCACGGAGTCCGAGCCGCGCACGGCCGTCCTCATGGCCAAGTTCGTCCGGCAGTTCTCCGGCGAGTGGGAGATGACGGCGCTCGGGCAGTTCCTCGACGCCCGCACCGCCCGCTCCCTGCTCAAGCCCGGCGGCCAGGCCCTCTGA